A window from Littorina saxatilis isolate snail1 linkage group LG9, US_GU_Lsax_2.0, whole genome shotgun sequence encodes these proteins:
- the LOC138975544 gene encoding probable muscarinic acetylcholine receptor gar-1: MKKNAHDQQNATETLPDFVGQDIQQGTRIVFIAVGIAMVLCGVIGNGLFLTVLSKQFRRRRSIHILFVANLCLADLVTLGYWFSFFVLDLILKRHPVVNMSHCVFNGAFIATMYLVSVTFLVSISLNRYLHVCHSHLYSRVFTLPRTVAWCLLTWLASSLISAIPVLDGEQNTTYEYSRGTHICTFSRERITYVKMIAIVWSTLPMLFIAYCNIAIFRFWKRAKLSTSGSLSIGERSGMGQKLLACWRAGVEKLKRNDSIAIVRFSSQRDIGNEELSGSDSPETSVLELEPEDHDDAARARSRDDDVNDVEVFDSRSRSHDNDGTTMTVAEDRGRMVADSTKHEERKTESPLNTTPTLLNLSVMDEIPLTNESKEVAENSNLRDSHTVSGICQQPVAAQETAEVDTQNAPASPSATASQPSLKVTSVSQKPLGLGSSATHQAQHHDTPTLDLQRLQRRKKAKEEAFIRSLFIVFLLAVFSFIPFGAITVAKLKVSVSAEVVMIGNFFLFLNNSVNWIVYGVINAAFRDGYTQLFTACCPGRRVRAQIQP, translated from the exons atgaagaaaaacgcACACGATCAGCAAAACGCAACCGAGACTTTGCCGGATTTCGTTGGACAAGACATCCAGCAGGGCACACGTATTGTTTTCATCGCTGTTGGCATCGCTATGGTTCTCTGTGGTGTCATCGGCAATGGTCTGTTTTTGACCGTGCTTTCCAAGCAGTTCAGACGCAGGAGGAGTATTCATATTCTCTTTGTTGCCAACTTGTGCTTAGCGGACCTTGTGACCTTGGGATACTGGTTCTCCTTTTTCGTCCTTGACCTCATTCTGAAGCGTCACCCCGTCGTGAACATGTCCCACTGCGTGTTCAACGGAGCCTTCATAGCGACAATGTACTTG GTGTCTGTGACGTTCTTGGTGAGCATCTCTCTCAACCGCTACCTGCACGTGTGTCACTCTCACCTGTACAGCCGTGTCTTCACGCTGCCTCGCACTGTGGCTTGGTGCCTCCTCACCTGGCTGGCCAGTTCTCTCATCTCCGCTATTCCTGTGCTAGACGGTGAACAAAACACCACCTACGAGTACAGCCGTGGCACCCACATCTGCACCTTCAGCAGGGAAAGAATAACCTACGTGAAGATGATAGCCATAGTTTGGTCAACCTTGCCCATGCTGTTCATCGCTTACTGCAACATTGCCATTTTTCGCTTCTGGAAACGTGCCAAGCTGAGTACTAGCGGCTCCCTGTCGATTGGAGAGAGGTCGGGCATGGGGCAGAAACTACTCGCTTGTTGGAGGGCTGGCGTGGAGAAGCTAAAAAGGAATGATAGCATAGCTATTGTAAGATTTTCATCTCAGAGAGACATTGGAAACGAGGAACTGTCTGGGTCTGACAGCCCAGAAACGTCTGTTTTAGAGCTCGAACCTGAGGATCACGATGATGCCGCGAGAGCGAGATCTAGAGATGACGATGTGAATGACGTTGAGGTTTTCGACTCGCGGAGCCGTAGCCATGACAATGACGGCACAACTATGACAGTGGCAGAAGATCGGGGTCGCATGGTCGCTGATTCGACCAAACACGAGGAGAGAAAAACTGAAAGCCCTTTAAACACAACGCCCACTCTTCTCAACTTATCAGTCATGGACGAAATCCCACTAACGAATGAAAGCAAAGAAGTGGCAGAAAATAGCAACTTGAGAGATTCCCACACTGTTTCCGGAATATGCCAGCAGCCTGTGGCGGCTCAGGAAACCGCAGAAGTTGATACTCAAAATGCTCCTGCGTCACCATCAGCAACCGCGTCACAACCGTCACTTAAAGTGACGTCAGTGTCACAGAAACCGCTCGGCCTTGGTTCTTCCGCAACCCATCAGGCACAGCATCACGATACTCCCACGCTTGATCTACAGAGGCTGCAGAGGAGAAAGAAAGCCAAGGAGGAAGCATTCATCCGTTCTCTTTTCATCGTCTTTCTCCTTGCTGTCTTCTCTTTCATCCCTTTCGGCGCCATTACTGTAGCGAAGCTGAAAGTCAGCGTGTCAGCGGAAGTCGTCATGATCGGCAACTTCTTCCTGTTCCTCAACAACTCGGTGAACTGGATCGTGTACGGCGTGATAAACGCTGCGTTTAGAGACGGCTACACTCAGCTGTTCACGGCCTGTTGTCCTGGCAGGAGAGTGCGTGCACAGATTCAACCCTAA